In Acidiphilium acidophilum, one genomic interval encodes:
- a CDS encoding BMC domain-containing protein, whose protein sequence is MAEYIGIALGMIETRGLVPAIEAADAMTKAAEVRLIGRQFVGGGYVTVLVRGETGAVNAAVRAGADACERVGDGLVAAHIIARVHNEVEGILPKVATA, encoded by the coding sequence ATGGCTGAATATATCGGAATCGCGCTCGGCATGATCGAAACCCGCGGCCTCGTCCCCGCAATCGAAGCGGCGGACGCAATGACCAAGGCGGCGGAAGTGCGACTGATCGGTCGCCAGTTCGTCGGCGGCGGCTACGTCACCGTATTGGTGCGCGGCGAGACCGGCGCAGTCAACGCCGCCGTGCGCGCCGGGGCGGATGCGTGCGAGCGCGTCGGCGACGGGCTGGTCGCAGCCCACATCATCGCCCGCGTCCATAACGAGGTCGAAGGCATCCTGCCCAAGGTCGCCACCGCCTGA
- a CDS encoding carboxysome peptide B, with product MEIMRVIDDLVCTRRVPGLSMSALRVLENMQGVVAVATDPVGVPFGKWVFTTSGSAARYAMPDIAVTTDLTICGIIDDWSP from the coding sequence ATGGAAATCATGCGCGTCATCGATGATCTCGTATGCACCCGCCGGGTTCCGGGGTTGAGCATGTCCGCGCTCAGGGTGCTGGAGAATATGCAGGGGGTCGTCGCCGTCGCGACGGACCCGGTCGGTGTGCCGTTCGGCAAATGGGTCTTCACCACCAGCGGCAGTGCGGCACGCTATGCGATGCCGGACATCGCGGTGACGACCGATCTGACGATCTGCGGCATCATCGATGATTGGTCGCCATGA
- a CDS encoding BMC domain-containing protein: protein MAEYNGIALGMIETRGLVPAIEAADAMTKAAEVRLIGREFVGGGYVTVLVRGETGAVNAAVRAGADACERVGDGLVAAHIIARVHNEVEGILPKAPTA, encoded by the coding sequence ATGGCTGAATATAACGGGATTGCCCTCGGCATGATCGAAACCCGCGGTCTGGTGCCGGCGATCGAGGCGGCGGACGCAATGACCAAAGCAGCGGAAGTGCGGCTGATCGGCCGCGAATTCGTCGGCGGCGGCTACGTCACCGTGCTGGTGCGCGGCGAGACCGGCGCGGTCAACGCCGCCGTGCGCGCCGGGGCGGATGCGTGCGAGCGCGTCGGCGACGGGCTGGTTGCCGCCCACATCATCGCCCGCGTCCATAACGAGGTCGAGGGCATCCTGCCCAAAGCGCCGACGGCCTGA
- a CDS encoding BMC domain-containing protein, with amino-acid sequence MADYTGIALGMIETRGLVPAIEAADAMTKAAEVRLIGRQFVGGGYVTVLVRGETGAVNAAVRAGADACERVGDGLVAAHIIARVHNEVEGILPKKPDASGGGRDGEISTVRS; translated from the coding sequence ATGGCTGACTATACCGGGATTGCCCTGGGCATGATCGAAACCCGCGGCCTCGTCCCCGCGATCGAAGCGGCGGACGCAATGACCAAGGCAGCGGAAGTACGGCTGATCGGCCGCCAGTTCGTCGGCGGCGGCTACGTCACCGTACTGGTGCGCGGCGAGACCGGCGCGGTCAACGCCGCCGTCCGCGCCGGGGCGGATGCGTGCGAGCGCGTCGGTGACGGGCTGGTTGCCGCCCACATCATCGCCCGCGTCCATAACGAGGTCGAGGGCATCCTGCCGAAGAAGCCGGATGCAAGCGGCGGCGGCCGCGATGGCGAGATCTCGACGGTTCGGAGCTGA
- a CDS encoding carboxysome peptide A, whose protein sequence is MRIMRVEKTLVSTNRLEAFGHRPLLVVQEKIGGTRSVAVDAVGCIPGDWVVCVGSSAAREAAGAKDYPSDLTIVGIIDHWKVED, encoded by the coding sequence ATGAGGATCATGCGGGTCGAGAAAACCCTGGTATCCACCAACCGTCTGGAGGCATTCGGCCACCGGCCCCTGCTGGTGGTGCAGGAAAAAATCGGCGGCACGCGCAGCGTGGCGGTCGATGCGGTGGGCTGCATTCCGGGCGACTGGGTCGTGTGCGTCGGCTCCTCCGCCGCGCGCGAGGCCGCCGGGGCCAAGGATTATCCCTCCGATCTCACGATCGTCGGAATCATCGATCACTGGAAAGTGGAGGACTGA